Proteins from a single region of Lentimicrobium saccharophilum:
- a CDS encoding ATP-binding protein — translation MMTQSFLTGLLFNTAILLSFSMLYDNFWINYQRKRGIPVKIIIGIAIGITGIILMMVPWTFMPGLVFDTRSVMLTISGLFFGALPTFTAIAIDMAYRWWLGGDGVYMGMAVIFTSGITGVLWHHFRPSWKYNNSLKELIYVGIISHLLMLGCTVLLPGELSFYTLKALAVPILLIYVPATVLLGKLMLKQYDNWQNKRAKEMLLESERRFTDTIRSANILSTIVDEQGRITFCNNSFLNTTGYTFEELEGKNWIDTFAHDENKEKYQQIFLSMINGKHFNDLFEHSMISKSGKIVFIAWSYILLRNENGRPAGLSVLGVDITQRVIYEHNLVRKNEIIKKRNFQLRKINAELNAAKEKAEESDRLKSAFLANMSHEIRTPMNGILGFAELLQDPRLTDKEAQEFISLIRISGNRMLGIINDLIDISKVESGLAKITASKVEINSQIDFLYNFFRPEAESKGLELQFHKGLMDVRSSITSDKEKIYAILTNLIKNAIKFSLSGKIEFGYSLKNDFLEFFVKDEGIGIPAEKQHAVFERFVQADNSLSSNYEGAGLGLSISKAYVEMLGGKIWLTSVPGTGTSFYFTIPYLPTEVSDHHPAEKYEDMQAKYRPFNVLIADDDAISLKLLEKMISPLGGEIITTGSGALAVELCRNHPDLDIILMDVRMTGMDGLTAAKEIRKFNRDVVIIAQTANALSGDREAALEAGCNDYLTKPLNKEKIITLLEEFINHSAKAG, via the coding sequence ATGATGACACAATCTTTCTTGACCGGGCTGCTTTTTAATACTGCCATACTACTATCTTTCAGCATGTTATATGATAATTTCTGGATCAATTACCAGAGAAAGAGAGGTATACCAGTAAAAATTATCATCGGAATTGCCATTGGCATCACCGGGATCATCCTGATGATGGTTCCATGGACATTTATGCCCGGACTCGTATTCGACACCAGATCGGTCATGCTGACCATCTCCGGGTTATTTTTTGGCGCTTTACCCACATTTACTGCTATTGCAATAGATATGGCATACAGATGGTGGTTAGGCGGAGACGGAGTATATATGGGCATGGCTGTAATATTCACTTCCGGAATAACCGGTGTTCTCTGGCATCATTTCAGGCCTTCGTGGAAATACAACAACAGCCTGAAGGAGCTGATATATGTCGGCATTATTTCACACCTGCTTATGTTGGGTTGCACCGTTTTGTTGCCCGGAGAGTTGTCATTTTACACCCTTAAGGCACTGGCGGTTCCCATATTGCTGATCTACGTTCCGGCCACAGTATTGCTGGGCAAACTTATGCTGAAACAATATGACAACTGGCAGAATAAACGCGCCAAAGAAATGTTGCTCGAATCCGAACGAAGATTTACCGATACCATCAGAAGCGCCAATATTCTTTCAACCATAGTAGATGAGCAGGGACGGATCACCTTCTGCAACAACAGTTTCCTCAATACGACCGGCTATACCTTTGAAGAACTGGAAGGTAAAAACTGGATAGATACTTTTGCACATGATGAAAATAAGGAGAAGTATCAGCAGATATTTCTCTCGATGATCAATGGCAAACACTTTAATGACCTGTTTGAACACAGTATGATTTCTAAAAGCGGTAAAATTGTATTTATCGCCTGGAGTTATATCCTGCTCAGGAATGAAAATGGCCGGCCGGCAGGTCTTTCTGTTTTGGGAGTTGACATTACCCAAAGGGTTATATATGAACACAATCTTGTCAGAAAAAATGAAATCATCAAAAAAAGAAATTTTCAGCTCAGAAAAATAAATGCGGAATTAAACGCTGCAAAAGAAAAAGCCGAAGAAAGCGACAGGCTCAAATCAGCGTTTCTGGCAAATATGAGCCATGAGATCAGAACACCGATGAACGGAATACTCGGGTTTGCGGAGCTGTTGCAGGATCCGCGCCTGACTGATAAGGAAGCGCAGGAATTCATCTCACTGATCAGGATCAGCGGCAACCGAATGCTGGGCATCATCAACGACCTGATTGATATTTCCAAGGTAGAAAGCGGTCTGGCCAAAATCACGGCTTCCAAAGTGGAAATCAACAGTCAGATTGATTTCCTTTATAACTTTTTCAGGCCGGAGGCTGAATCAAAAGGGCTGGAACTTCAGTTTCACAAAGGCCTGATGGATGTCAGGAGCAGTATTACTTCCGATAAGGAGAAAATTTATGCCATTTTAACCAACCTGATTAAAAACGCGATAAAGTTTTCCTTATCAGGTAAAATAGAATTCGGATATTCCCTGAAGAATGATTTTCTGGAATTTTTTGTAAAGGATGAGGGAATAGGAATTCCGGCTGAGAAACAACATGCCGTTTTCGAACGCTTTGTTCAGGCCGACAATTCTCTTTCAAGCAATTATGAGGGAGCCGGACTCGGATTGTCAATTTCAAAAGCCTATGTGGAAATGCTCGGAGGAAAAATCTGGCTTACCTCCGTTCCTGGCACCGGTACTTCTTTCTACTTTACCATCCCGTATTTACCCACTGAAGTTTCTGACCATCACCCGGCTGAAAAATATGAAGACATGCAGGCAAAGTACAGACCATTTAACGTGCTGATCGCCGATGATGATGCTATCAGCCTGAAACTGCTGGAAAAAATGATTTCACCGCTTGGCGGAGAGATCATTACTACCGGAAGTGGCGCCCTGGCAGTGGAGCTATGCCGCAATCATCCTGATCTCGACATCATTTTAATGGATGTAAGAATGACGGGAATGGACGGGCTGACGGCCGCTAAAGAGATCAGAAAGTTCAACCGGGATGTAGTGATCATCGCGCAAACAGCCAACGCACTGTCAGGCGACAGAGAGGCTGCTCTCGAAGCCGGTTGCAATGACTACCTGACCAAACCACTGAACAAGGAAAAAATCATCACGTTACTCGAAGAATTTATCAATCATTCTGCCAAAGCGGGATGA
- a CDS encoding flavodoxin family protein produces the protein MMKSLVIYESAFGNTEAIAFAIRDALLQYGEATAYKTGEFNPAQLSVYDLIVAGSPTQKFNMLPGMKTFLDAIPQGALAGRQVAAFDTRIDIHKVNNRFLTFMVKLFGYAAAPIARKLKKKGGKLRQDPAGFFVEDTRGPLTEGELIRAGKWAAGLADKG, from the coding sequence ATGATGAAATCGCTTGTTATTTACGAATCGGCTTTCGGCAATACCGAAGCAATCGCTTTTGCAATCAGGGATGCGCTGCTGCAATATGGCGAAGCTACAGCTTACAAAACAGGAGAATTTAACCCTGCACAATTGTCCGTTTACGATCTGATTGTTGCCGGATCACCTACCCAAAAGTTCAATATGCTTCCTGGTATGAAAACCTTCCTCGATGCCATACCTCAGGGGGCATTGGCAGGCAGGCAGGTTGCCGCCTTCGACACAAGGATAGATATTCATAAAGTCAATAACCGTTTCCTGACATTTATGGTGAAGCTCTTCGGATATGCGGCAGCGCCGATAGCCCGGAAACTCAAAAAGAAGGGGGGAAAGCTCCGACAGGATCCTGCTGGTTTTTTTGTAGAAGACACCAGGGGCCCGTTGACGGAAGGCGAACTGATCAGGGCAGGCAAATGGGCTGCCGGCCTGGCAGATAAAGGGTAA
- the chrA gene encoding chromate efflux transporter, giving the protein MHERYRLREVALVFLKLGFFSFGGPAAHTAMMEEEVVKRRKWIDRQHFLDLLGATNLIPGPNSTEMTMHCGHERAGLAGLIVAGLSFILPAVLITSVFAWLYVEYGHLPEIEPYIFGIKPAVLAIIASAIISLGKKAVKGRETAILGALVLAAGIAGVNEITALLVAGITGTLYFYMKNKRKEKLSSLIPLVAIPAVSTAFSGISALGLFWVFLKIGAVLYGSGYVLFAYIDAELVTRGWLDHKQLMDAIAVGQFTPGPILSTVTFIGYMLGGIPGAVAATAGAFLPSFLFVLILNPWIPRMRRSKIMGWFLDSVNVASIAVMASVLFVMTLSTVTGWRSALITVISLVVTFVFKKSSPVLLVAGGSVAGALLLLI; this is encoded by the coding sequence ATGCATGAAAGGTACAGGCTCCGGGAAGTAGCCCTGGTATTTCTGAAACTCGGATTCTTCTCTTTCGGCGGCCCGGCCGCCCACACCGCCATGATGGAGGAAGAAGTAGTTAAGAGGCGCAAATGGATTGACCGGCAGCATTTTCTGGACCTTCTCGGAGCCACCAACCTTATACCCGGGCCCAACTCCACCGAAATGACCATGCATTGTGGACATGAGCGTGCAGGTTTGGCCGGTTTGATTGTCGCGGGCTTAAGCTTTATTTTACCCGCCGTACTTATCACCTCTGTATTTGCCTGGCTGTACGTTGAATATGGCCATCTGCCTGAAATTGAACCATATATTTTTGGAATAAAACCCGCAGTATTGGCTATTATTGCTTCTGCAATCATCAGTCTTGGCAAAAAAGCGGTGAAAGGCCGCGAAACGGCAATCCTGGGCGCTTTAGTACTGGCAGCCGGCATCGCAGGGGTCAACGAAATCACGGCTTTACTGGTCGCCGGGATCACAGGAACCCTGTACTTTTATATGAAAAACAAAAGAAAGGAAAAACTCAGTTCATTGATACCACTCGTGGCGATACCTGCTGTATCAACAGCTTTTTCAGGCATTTCAGCGCTCGGGTTGTTCTGGGTTTTCCTCAAAATCGGGGCTGTGCTCTACGGAAGCGGCTATGTACTCTTTGCTTATATTGATGCCGAACTCGTTACCCGGGGCTGGTTAGACCATAAACAGCTGATGGATGCCATTGCGGTCGGACAATTTACGCCCGGACCGATTCTGTCAACTGTTACCTTTATCGGCTATATGCTGGGAGGAATCCCGGGCGCTGTGGCAGCCACTGCCGGCGCTTTTCTGCCGTCATTCCTGTTCGTGCTTATCCTTAATCCCTGGATTCCGCGAATGCGAAGGTCAAAAATTATGGGATGGTTTCTCGACTCTGTAAATGTCGCTTCCATTGCGGTGATGGCATCGGTGCTTTTTGTGATGACGCTGAGTACCGTGACCGGCTGGCGCTCAGCCCTGATTACCGTAATCAGCCTTGTAGTAACCTTTGTCTTTAAAAAAAGCAGCCCTGTTTTGCTGGTGGCCGGAGGTTCCGTTGCCGGCGCCCTTTTACTTTTGATTTAA
- a CDS encoding fused MFS/spermidine synthase — MKNRTLSTTTLLLLVFFAGCSFLIYEVSYFRLLALSLGATVKASTLVLAAYMAGFGAGAWIWGRLADKRKSHHRLLMLLFTFSGILGLLGYLMISDGIPAIYEVLATSGMPVQTADRLITPLSLALLFVPAFFMGGVLPVASGLIIRSDQGLAGSIGKIYAWETIGSALGGLATGFVLIRALGQQNTVFSAIALNLISALLLMLSRPQTDQNPAAKIPEKPLRSGKQESKNEAGKLTANNIAALAGTFILGFAVIGLQVVWFRIFRIYMTNTSYTFSLIASIVILGLFAGSRYFAASSKKPATSLSMPVLLLITAAVVVAGAGILIRIPELIMFPLAGDQDAYFMRIIVIPAISALLVILPVTFLSGYGFPLACSLITKNQHDVSNSMGRVLLFNTLGSITGPAIAAFLLIPLLGAGRSVVFYALILLIAALLISLKIRQFKTGKLKAIAISGSLILLIFLIVSPELKILPPSFTRFDREIIEYRESVEGTWVVGREPGGKGAALSTYVNNSAVIGSSYDAIKVVKMVGHLPFYAGLKGKDVLVVGFGIGVTTSAIASHPEVEHIDCIELVAGLKDAAHYYSGLNNNIQKDKRLKVIAGDGRHYLQATGKKYDLISSDPTHPILGSGSLYTKEYFELCRSRLNPGGMVSQYLPLHKLLPEDFQGIIKTFHSVFPQSTVWLGHNHAVLLGVNGQLSIDFNQWSARIAASPGDPYFYNNPYHLAACLVLDHTAIAGFSPSVQLNTDNFPSPEFFRFSSFDSRNLTQNLMFLNQNRCETSRIFTDIPDQEMMQRFTEGNRLLTEGIGYDLSGDRRNLIKKLREAISVNPENEEYPFLIRFYGSGR; from the coding sequence ATGAAAAACAGGACCCTCTCAACCACCACGCTGCTTCTTCTGGTTTTTTTTGCCGGATGCTCATTTCTGATCTATGAAGTCAGTTACTTCCGGTTGCTTGCCCTCTCGCTTGGCGCAACAGTAAAGGCTTCCACCCTGGTTCTCGCTGCCTATATGGCCGGATTCGGCGCCGGTGCATGGATATGGGGAAGACTGGCTGATAAACGGAAATCGCATCACAGACTTCTGATGCTTCTCTTTACTTTTTCGGGAATTCTTGGACTGCTTGGCTACCTGATGATATCAGACGGAATCCCGGCAATCTATGAAGTGCTTGCGACATCAGGGATGCCGGTTCAAACCGCTGACCGGCTGATTACACCGCTCTCCCTTGCCCTGCTTTTCGTCCCCGCATTCTTTATGGGGGGTGTTTTACCTGTGGCTTCAGGCCTTATCATCAGGAGCGATCAGGGACTGGCCGGATCGATCGGTAAAATCTACGCCTGGGAAACCATCGGAAGTGCGTTGGGCGGACTTGCAACCGGTTTTGTGCTTATCCGTGCACTGGGACAACAAAATACCGTCTTTTCCGCGATTGCACTTAACCTGATCTCGGCATTGCTGCTAATGCTCAGCAGGCCTCAAACTGATCAAAATCCTGCAGCGAAAATTCCTGAAAAGCCACTGCGATCCGGAAAGCAGGAATCAAAAAATGAAGCAGGCAAACTTACTGCGAACAACATTGCCGCTTTGGCCGGAACTTTCATACTCGGATTTGCTGTCATCGGTCTTCAGGTAGTTTGGTTCCGGATTTTCAGAATCTACATGACCAATACCAGCTATACTTTCTCGCTCATTGCTTCAATAGTCATTCTGGGACTTTTTGCCGGAAGCCGCTATTTTGCCGCAAGCAGCAAAAAGCCGGCCACAAGTCTTTCAATGCCGGTGCTTTTGCTGATTACAGCCGCAGTGGTTGTGGCAGGTGCAGGCATATTGATCCGAATTCCTGAACTCATTATGTTCCCCCTGGCAGGTGATCAGGACGCCTATTTCATGCGAATCATCGTTATTCCGGCTATTTCCGCCCTGCTGGTCATTCTGCCGGTCACTTTCCTTTCAGGGTATGGATTCCCGTTGGCCTGTTCGCTCATCACAAAAAACCAGCATGACGTCAGCAATAGTATGGGGCGGGTATTGCTGTTCAACACACTTGGCAGCATCACTGGCCCTGCAATTGCCGCATTTTTGCTGATCCCGCTGCTGGGCGCGGGCCGCTCGGTAGTTTTTTATGCACTGATACTGCTGATCGCCGCCTTGCTGATATCGCTGAAAATCAGGCAATTCAAAACCGGGAAGCTGAAAGCAATCGCCATTTCCGGTTCTTTGATACTGCTTATCTTCCTGATTGTCAGTCCTGAATTAAAGATACTCCCCCCCTCTTTCACCCGTTTTGACAGGGAAATTATTGAATACCGCGAATCGGTTGAGGGCACCTGGGTTGTTGGCCGCGAACCCGGCGGAAAAGGGGCTGCACTGTCGACGTACGTGAACAACAGTGCGGTGATCGGGTCAAGTTACGATGCCATCAAAGTGGTGAAAATGGTTGGCCACCTCCCCTTTTATGCCGGCCTGAAGGGTAAAGATGTTCTGGTCGTAGGTTTCGGCATCGGCGTTACCACCTCCGCCATCGCCTCTCATCCCGAAGTTGAGCATATCGACTGCATTGAGCTGGTTGCCGGATTGAAAGATGCTGCACACTATTACAGTGGCCTGAACAACAATATCCAGAAAGATAAAAGGTTGAAGGTAATTGCCGGCGATGGACGGCATTATCTGCAGGCCACCGGTAAAAAATACGATCTGATTTCGAGCGACCCTACCCATCCCATACTGGGATCCGGCAGCTTATACACCAAAGAGTACTTTGAACTTTGCAGATCTAGACTTAATCCGGGCGGAATGGTATCGCAATACCTGCCGCTTCATAAACTGCTGCCAGAGGACTTTCAGGGTATTATCAAGACTTTCCACAGCGTTTTTCCGCAGTCCACCGTGTGGCTGGGTCATAACCATGCTGTATTACTGGGCGTTAACGGACAATTATCCATAGATTTCAACCAGTGGTCGGCCCGCATTGCTGCCTCTCCCGGGGATCCCTATTTCTATAATAACCCCTATCATCTGGCTGCCTGCCTGGTGCTTGACCATACAGCCATTGCCGGGTTCTCACCCTCTGTGCAATTGAATACCGACAACTTCCCATCTCCCGAATTTTTCAGGTTCTCTTCCTTCGACAGTCGCAACCTCACGCAAAACCTTATGTTCCTCAATCAGAACAGGTGTGAAACAAGCCGGATATTCACGGATATTCCGGATCAGGAAATGATGCAGCGGTTTACTGAAGGAAACCGGTTGCTCACCGAAGGGATAGGTTACGACCTGAGCGGCGACAGACGGAATCTGATAAAAAAGCTCAGAGAGGCCATTTCCGTTAATCCTGAAAATGAGGAATATCCTTTCCTGATCAGGTTCTATGGAAGCGGCCGTTAG
- a CDS encoding glucoamylase family protein gives MNRILIITLLISLSFPLAAQRKKTSAENPDKIEVRGILPNLSDDELLDEVQRQTFRYFWDFAHPVSGMARERSNRAYNYGDEVVTTGGTGFGIMASVVAVHRGWITRDSAARHLLKMVKFLAKADSYHGVFPHWLHGNTGKTIPFSRKDDGADLVENAFLFQGLLTARQYFDAKSPLESELRNRINWLWSEIEWNWFTKGGEEVLYWHWSPNNGWAMNFPLRGFNECLITYILAASSERYPVSPAVYHRGWAQSNFFKNGKSFFGIELPLGFDYGGPLFFSHYSFLGLSPKGLKDQYADYWMQNRNHTLINRAYCISNPKNFKGYGENCWGLTASDNHEGYNAHSPDNDLGVITPTAALSAFPYTPEYSMQALRHFYYNLGDKIWSEYGFVDAFNESENWYAKSHLAIDQGPIIVMIENYRSGLIWDLFMSCPEILHGLKKLGFTSPYLESNQEK, from the coding sequence ATGAACAGAATATTGATAATCACCCTGTTGATATCATTAAGTTTCCCTTTAGCTGCACAGCGTAAGAAAACTTCCGCAGAGAATCCGGACAAGATTGAAGTCAGGGGGATCCTGCCAAACCTGAGTGACGATGAACTGTTGGACGAAGTCCAGCGCCAGACATTCCGCTATTTCTGGGATTTTGCGCATCCGGTAAGCGGAATGGCCCGGGAACGGAGCAACAGGGCGTACAACTATGGCGATGAAGTGGTTACCACCGGAGGTACCGGTTTTGGCATAATGGCCAGCGTGGTTGCCGTGCACCGGGGGTGGATTACCCGCGACAGCGCTGCCCGTCACCTGCTGAAAATGGTGAAATTCCTGGCCAAAGCCGACTCCTATCACGGGGTTTTCCCTCATTGGCTGCACGGTAATACAGGAAAAACCATTCCATTCAGCCGCAAGGACGATGGCGCTGACCTGGTGGAAAACGCATTTCTTTTCCAGGGATTGCTTACGGCAAGGCAGTATTTTGATGCTAAAAGCCCGCTTGAATCAGAATTACGAAACCGCATTAACTGGTTGTGGAGCGAGATCGAATGGAACTGGTTTACCAAAGGCGGCGAAGAAGTACTTTACTGGCACTGGAGCCCGAACAATGGCTGGGCCATGAATTTTCCCCTCAGGGGTTTCAACGAATGCCTGATTACTTATATACTGGCAGCATCTTCCGAACGCTACCCGGTAAGCCCGGCGGTTTACCACCGCGGTTGGGCGCAGAGCAATTTCTTCAAAAACGGCAAATCGTTTTTCGGGATAGAACTCCCGCTGGGCTTCGATTACGGCGGTCCGTTGTTTTTCTCCCATTATTCCTTTCTTGGATTAAGTCCTAAAGGCCTGAAAGACCAGTATGCCGACTACTGGATGCAAAACCGTAACCACACCCTTATCAACCGCGCATACTGCATCAGCAACCCGAAAAATTTCAAAGGCTACGGAGAAAACTGCTGGGGACTGACTGCCAGCGATAACCATGAAGGTTACAATGCACATTCTCCCGACAATGACCTCGGAGTGATTACCCCAACGGCGGCGCTTTCAGCTTTCCCTTATACGCCTGAATACTCTATGCAGGCCTTGCGTCATTTCTATTATAACCTTGGAGATAAAATATGGAGTGAGTATGGCTTTGTGGATGCCTTTAATGAAAGTGAAAACTGGTATGCAAAATCACATCTTGCCATCGATCAGGGGCCTATCATCGTGATGATTGAAAATTACCGCTCCGGCCTGATCTGGGACCTGTTCATGAGTTGTCCCGAGATCCTTCACGGACTTAAGAAA